From the Marinomonas sp. THO17 genome, one window contains:
- a CDS encoding TRAP transporter large permease has product MELAIITLLFIALIFIGIPIAFSIGITALVGIVTMTSAPTTMIPMKMFYGLNSYVLLAVPLFVLTANIMNSGQISHRLINFSIALVGRKPGGLGHANVLVSMLFAGVSGSSTADTAGVGKILIPNMINKGYSREMSVGVTAASSTIGGIIPPSITMVIYGGLTNTSVGQLFIGGMIPGVLIGLGMMFVISRIAIRDNLPAMPKISKSEFIKLSKDAIPAMITPLIIIGGIVFGVFTPTEAAAFSAIYAFLVSVFYYKSIKLTDLFGIFSETLKLSCLSLFALAAASALGEFLGFYRINALATDFFGQLGGSEYLFLFIIVLFFLFIGTFMDAIPAMVLFVPVVYPVALSLGVDPIQLGIVIIITLSIGLVTPPYGLCLLISSNIGELPVDRSFNAVLPYILVILFVLIGIIFVPSLLLV; this is encoded by the coding sequence ATGGAACTCGCAATAATAACCTTGCTTTTCATTGCCCTCATCTTTATCGGTATTCCAATCGCTTTTTCCATTGGTATTACCGCTTTAGTGGGGATTGTAACCATGACGAGCGCGCCAACTACCATGATTCCAATGAAAATGTTTTATGGACTTAATTCTTATGTCTTGCTGGCGGTGCCATTGTTTGTTCTTACCGCCAATATCATGAACAGTGGGCAAATTTCTCACCGCCTAATCAATTTCTCCATTGCTCTTGTTGGCCGAAAACCCGGTGGTTTGGGGCATGCCAATGTTCTGGTATCCATGTTATTTGCAGGGGTGAGTGGCTCATCAACGGCAGATACTGCAGGGGTCGGTAAAATTTTAATCCCTAATATGATCAATAAAGGCTACAGTCGAGAAATGTCGGTTGGCGTCACCGCAGCGTCTTCCACCATTGGTGGCATTATACCGCCAAGTATCACCATGGTGATTTACGGTGGCTTAACCAATACTTCAGTAGGACAACTCTTCATTGGCGGCATGATCCCCGGTGTATTAATCGGTTTAGGAATGATGTTTGTGATCAGCCGCATTGCCATTCGCGACAATCTGCCCGCCATGCCTAAAATTTCTAAGTCCGAGTTTATCAAGCTGAGCAAAGATGCCATCCCCGCGATGATCACCCCATTGATAATTATCGGAGGCATTGTATTTGGTGTTTTTACGCCAACAGAAGCAGCGGCATTTTCAGCAATTTACGCTTTTTTAGTGAGTGTTTTTTATTATAAATCCATCAAACTAACAGACTTATTCGGTATTTTCAGTGAGACCTTAAAGCTCAGCTGTTTGTCTTTATTCGCTCTGGCAGCGGCGTCCGCGCTGGGTGAATTTCTTGGTTTTTATCGCATTAATGCCCTTGCTACGGATTTCTTTGGTCAACTGGGTGGGAGTGAATACCTATTCCTCTTTATCATAGTGCTATTCTTTTTGTTCATCGGCACTTTTATGGATGCAATTCCTGCCATGGTGCTCTTTGTACCAGTAGTGTATCCAGTCGCTTTGTCCTTGGGAGTGGATCCAATACAACTTGGCATTGTAATAATCATCACTCTTTCCATCGGCTTGGTAACTCCACCTTATGGTCTATGTTTGCTCATATCCAGCAACATTGGAGAGTTGCCAGTCGACCGTTCCTTCAACGCCGTTTTACCTTATATCCTAGTTATTTTATTTGTGTTG
- a CDS encoding TRAP transporter small permease — translation MNTLTRIMAHLQISLGVLCLVIFLLATLVQVSTRYLGISVLWTEEIAVNAFIWAMFLGASVMVKEKQHFGFNAISNKLTGIKGCYLSLFQNLCMLTFCVFCAIYSIEITQVFWNSRWISIPEFKQGYVWLIMPITFISSGVYLIQQILEELQPFFKGKSWNSQ, via the coding sequence ATGAATACTCTTACTCGTATTATGGCCCACCTACAAATATCCCTAGGGGTTCTTTGTCTTGTTATATTCCTGCTTGCAACCTTGGTTCAAGTAAGTACTCGCTATCTAGGTATCTCCGTTCTTTGGACAGAAGAAATTGCTGTCAACGCCTTTATATGGGCTATGTTTCTCGGCGCTTCGGTCATGGTGAAAGAGAAGCAACATTTTGGCTTTAATGCCATATCAAATAAGTTAACCGGCATTAAAGGTTGCTATCTCAGCTTATTCCAAAATCTTTGCATGCTAACTTTTTGTGTCTTCTGTGCCATTTATAGTATTGAAATCACTCAAGTTTTCTGGAATTCACGGTGGATTAGTATCCCCGAGTTTAAACAAGGTTATGTTTGGTTAATCATGCCAATCACCTTCATCAGCTCAGGTGTATATCTCATACAGCAAATTCTTGAGGAGCTTCAGCCTTTCTTTAAGGGGAAATCATGGAACTCGCAATAA
- a CDS encoding TRAP transporter substrate-binding protein, whose product MKKFITLLTTAAAMMLAGCSDDSSQSDVIKLVAAHNQTNISNPYQIGMLKLKEVADQSGLFDVEVHAGTIGTNENELVEKLVLGGADMVLVSPGFMTSSGIDEVDLFSLLYLFDNYQHWEKVVDGEVGTKMANIIHQKSGEKYRVAAYWTAGVRHWYGKQAVNSFADLEGLKIRTQTSGVVSQYWQDIGAVPTSVAWAELYQALSSNVVDAAENAYPYFIPMEHHKTDNGKFISETGHDYTTRLLLVRNSVWENFTDEQRVEFEKAVKAATQAERQALYNEESNYKQQAINDGAVVNSLNRTPFIEKAVTIQNEWAKEHNMTDIVATIRAAK is encoded by the coding sequence ATGAAAAAGTTCATTACCTTGCTTACTACTGCTGCCGCTATGATGCTTGCTGGCTGCAGTGATGATTCATCACAATCCGATGTCATTAAACTCGTGGCGGCTCACAACCAAACGAACATCTCAAACCCTTATCAAATAGGCATGCTAAAACTCAAAGAAGTTGCCGACCAATCCGGGCTTTTTGATGTCGAGGTTCATGCGGGCACGATAGGCACTAATGAAAATGAGCTGGTTGAAAAATTGGTTCTTGGCGGTGCTGATATGGTGTTGGTATCACCTGGCTTCATGACATCTTCGGGAATTGATGAAGTGGACCTATTCTCTCTCTTATACCTATTCGATAACTATCAGCACTGGGAAAAGGTAGTTGACGGAGAAGTTGGTACTAAGATGGCTAATATCATCCATCAGAAATCAGGTGAAAAATATCGTGTTGCCGCTTATTGGACGGCTGGGGTAAGACATTGGTATGGCAAGCAAGCCGTCAATTCGTTTGCCGATCTCGAGGGCTTGAAAATCCGCACCCAAACATCAGGAGTAGTCTCGCAGTATTGGCAAGACATTGGCGCAGTGCCAACATCCGTTGCTTGGGCTGAGTTATATCAAGCATTATCTAGTAATGTAGTTGATGCTGCCGAAAATGCTTACCCTTATTTTATCCCTATGGAACATCATAAAACCGATAATGGTAAGTTCATTTCAGAAACCGGTCATGACTACACAACGCGTTTACTATTAGTAAGAAATTCAGTTTGGGAAAACTTTACGGATGAGCAGCGTGTTGAGTTCGAAAAGGCGGTAAAAGCAGCAACGCAAGCTGAAAGACAAGCGCTTTATAATGAAGAATCGAACTATAAACAGCAAGCCATTAATGATGGTGCTGTGGTCAATAGTTTGAATCGCACACCTTTCATAGAAAAAGCGGTTACCATTCAGAATGAATGGGCTAAAGAACATAATATGACCGATATTGTTGCCACTATTCGTGCAGCAAAATAA
- a CDS encoding LacI family DNA-binding transcriptional regulator, with translation MQKKKGFATISDVAKQANVGKTSVSRYLNGEQNKLSEQMIDKIASAIKLLDYRPNHSARMLKAGQSKLIGLLLADVTNPYSIDVLQGIEDVCRQQGYMLMVCNTNNQQDLQTQYLTLLEAHRVDGLIVNTAGMTPKQVSHFQKLSCPLVLVDRINTSLGYDSVGLDNHQAVTQACQHLVRESYDALLVITESLEVEPRQARVDAISEFCKQNTRLQYQVFETDKMCVDSIAQTITTFMTAFPQQKKAIFTTNGVAMMSTAKALKALNLQIRRDIGLIGIDDPEWAQLFEGGITVMRQPSKIIGKTACERLLSRIQGNQEAPLYLTLNAELIIREST, from the coding sequence TTGCAAAAGAAAAAAGGCTTCGCCACCATCTCAGATGTAGCCAAACAGGCGAATGTTGGCAAAACCAGTGTGTCGCGATATTTAAATGGCGAACAGAATAAATTATCTGAGCAAATGATTGATAAAATCGCCTCTGCTATCAAGCTGTTGGACTACCGCCCCAATCACTCTGCACGGATGCTAAAAGCAGGACAATCCAAACTGATTGGTCTGTTATTAGCAGATGTAACTAACCCCTATTCCATTGATGTGTTACAGGGCATTGAAGATGTCTGTCGTCAACAGGGTTATATGTTGATGGTGTGTAATACGAATAATCAACAGGACCTACAGACACAATATTTAACTTTACTAGAGGCGCATCGTGTCGATGGCCTAATTGTGAACACAGCAGGCATGACACCGAAACAAGTCAGCCATTTTCAGAAGCTAAGTTGTCCTTTGGTACTGGTAGACAGAATCAATACTTCTCTTGGTTATGATTCCGTGGGATTAGATAATCACCAAGCCGTTACTCAGGCTTGCCAGCATCTCGTCAGGGAATCTTATGATGCTCTGTTGGTGATTACAGAATCATTGGAAGTTGAGCCAAGACAAGCACGCGTGGACGCCATCAGTGAATTCTGTAAACAAAACACCAGACTCCAATATCAAGTATTTGAAACGGATAAAATGTGTGTTGATTCCATCGCACAAACCATCACCACATTCATGACAGCATTCCCCCAACAAAAGAAAGCCATCTTCACCACCAACGGCGTGGCCATGATGAGCACTGCAAAAGCCCTAAAGGCTCTTAATCTACAAATTCGCCGTGACATTGGTTTAATTGGCATTGATGATCCCGAGTGGGCGCAACTTTTTGAAGGCGGTATCACAGTTATGCGCCAACCTTCCAAAATCATAGGCAAAACCGCCTGCGAGCGCTTGTTAAGTCGCATTCAAGGCAATCAAGAAGCACCACTATACTTAACTCTTAACGCTGAACTCATTATTCGAGAATCCACCTAA